A window of Salmo trutta chromosome 5, fSalTru1.1, whole genome shotgun sequence contains these coding sequences:
- the LOC115194319 gene encoding uncharacterized protein LOC115194319 isoform X2 → MERMYIPALVLYGFYLTHVVSVSPPHLMVVHSGENVTLQCINVLKKMGYIGWFKQVNSSEPLCITSMWSSLPTVHHQNGFHGNHMKMFIANRTTFLRITEVDVADSGLYFCGMLDNYFIFTNATVLKVQGHKDYDKDPTGHYEKGDEDGTMKLFLLVVILGVLTAVLLIIILILVLKVRRDSNRLNTGPDSQRQPQNDQNQDTDALNYAALNFTSKKKKRERRREKELDPHVMYAATR, encoded by the exons atCTGACCCATGTTGTGTCTGTCTCTCCGCCACACTTAATGGTGGTCCATTCAGGGGAAAATGTCACCCTGCAGTGCATCAATGTCCTTAAAAAAATGGGATACATTGGCTGGTTCAAGCAAGTCAACAGCTCAGAACCCCTGTGCATCACGTCTATGTGGAGCTCTCTGCCAACTGTTCATCATCAAAATGGATTTCATGGTAATCATATGAAAATGTTCATCGCCAatagaactacatttctcagaatCACAGAGGTGGATGTAGCTGATTCTGGTCTGTACTTCTGTGGAATGTTGGATAACTATTTCATCTTCACCAATGCGACTGTCCTGAAGGTCCAAG GTCACAAAGATTATGACAAGGACCCTACAGGGCACTATGAAAAAG gAGATGAAGATGGAACCATGAAGCTCTTCCTATTGGTTGTGATCCTGGGTGTTCTAACTGCTGTTCTACTGATAATCATCCTCATCCTGGTCCTCAAGGTCAGACGAGATTCAAACAGACTCAACACAG GACCTGACTCGCAAAGACAACCACAAAATGACCAG AACCAAGATACTGATGCACTGAATTATGCTGCCCTGAATTTCACctccaagaagaagaagagggagagaagaagagagaaggagcTGGACCCCCATGTAATGTATGCTGCTACAAGATGA
- the LOC115193421 gene encoding uncharacterized protein LOC115193421: MERIYVPALVLYGFYLTHGVCVSRPPLMVVHSGENVTLQCINVLKTPGHVGWFKQVNGSEPLGITSMWSSLPTVHYQNGFQVKHMKMSMTNITIFLTITEVDVADSGLYFCGMSDNYFIFTNATVLKVQGHKDYDKDPTEHYDEEEDGTVKLFLLVVILGVLTAVLLIIILILVLKVRRDANRLNTGPDSQQQPQNDQNQDPDALNYAALNFTSKKKKRERRREKELDTHVVYAATR, encoded by the exons ATGGAACGCATATATGTACCAGCTCTCGTCCTCTACGGCTTCT ATCTgacccatggtgtgtgtgtctctcggcCACCCTTAATGGTGGTCCATTCAGGGGAAAATGTCACCCTGCAGTGCATCAATGTCCTTAAAACACCAGGACATGTTGGCTGGTTCAAGCAAGTCAACGGCTCAGAGCCCCTGGGCATCACGTCTATGTGGAGCTCTCTGCCAACTGTTCATTATCAAAATGGATTTCAGGTCAAGCATATGAAAATGTCCATGACCAATATAACTATCTTTCTCACAATCACAGAGGTGGATGTAGCTGATTCTGGTCTATACTTCTGTGGAATGTCGGATAACTATTTCATCTTCACCAATGCGACAGTCCTGAAGGTCCAAG GTCACAAAGATTATGACAAGGACCCTACAGAGCACTATGACGAAG AGGAAGATGGAACCGTGAAGCTCTTCCTACTGGTTGTGATCCTGGGTGTTCTAACTGCTGTTCTATTGATAATCATCCTCATCCTGGTCCTCAAGGTCAGAAGAGATGCAAACAGACTAAACACAG GACCTGACTCGCAACAACAACCACAAAATGATCAG AACCAAGATCCTGATGCACTGAATTATGCCGCCCTGAATTTCACctccaagaagaagaagagggagagaagaagagagaaggagcTAGACACCCATGTAGTGTATGCTGCTACAAGATGA
- the LOC115194319 gene encoding uncharacterized protein LOC115194319 isoform X1 — protein sequence MERINVTILVLCSFYLTHVVSVSPPHLMVVHSGENVTLQCINVLKKMGYIGWFKQVNSSEPLCITSMWSSLPTVHHQNGFHGNHMKMFIANRTTFLRITEVDVADSGLYFCGMLDNYFIFTNATVLKVQGHKDYDKDPTGHYEKGDEDGTMKLFLLVVILGVLTAVLLIIILILVLKVRRDSNRLNTGPDSQRQPQNDQNQDTDALNYAALNFTSKKKKRERRREKELDPHVMYAATR from the exons ATGGAACGCATAAATGTGACAATTCTCGTCCTCTGCAGCTTCT atCTGACCCATGTTGTGTCTGTCTCTCCGCCACACTTAATGGTGGTCCATTCAGGGGAAAATGTCACCCTGCAGTGCATCAATGTCCTTAAAAAAATGGGATACATTGGCTGGTTCAAGCAAGTCAACAGCTCAGAACCCCTGTGCATCACGTCTATGTGGAGCTCTCTGCCAACTGTTCATCATCAAAATGGATTTCATGGTAATCATATGAAAATGTTCATCGCCAatagaactacatttctcagaatCACAGAGGTGGATGTAGCTGATTCTGGTCTGTACTTCTGTGGAATGTTGGATAACTATTTCATCTTCACCAATGCGACTGTCCTGAAGGTCCAAG GTCACAAAGATTATGACAAGGACCCTACAGGGCACTATGAAAAAG gAGATGAAGATGGAACCATGAAGCTCTTCCTATTGGTTGTGATCCTGGGTGTTCTAACTGCTGTTCTACTGATAATCATCCTCATCCTGGTCCTCAAGGTCAGACGAGATTCAAACAGACTCAACACAG GACCTGACTCGCAAAGACAACCACAAAATGACCAG AACCAAGATACTGATGCACTGAATTATGCTGCCCTGAATTTCACctccaagaagaagaagagggagagaagaagagagaaggagcTGGACCCCCATGTAATGTATGCTGCTACAAGATGA